The Euphorbia lathyris chromosome 8, ddEupLath1.1, whole genome shotgun sequence genome has a window encoding:
- the LOC136202052 gene encoding DDT domain-containing protein DDR4: MAGNRRRTATLAKKTAVEEQASEKDGNDEDVVIVVDDNSSLEPEIAQIRRRWELASVLNFLMTFEPVIGSDLKLTAEEIETGLVKPDSSLARLHIKLLKGIPPVSKTLNDTDAWVTAVCKKITIWWPWVAEGEMPLTAAKGEEIYRYKELEPTTRLLILKALCEIRAEQDDAVSYINDALKNGSEISCFRKNKIGGDGNATSYWYDGGTVIGHRLYKEVSKNEPKSKMKGKASNGPPTISLQWETLATNLNEFEKIVDELSSSKVMGETAVGKIIKTDVVPAVQKFQKKKERALKQKERQERLLNDIGSYGTGITRSCRNRRAITYTFDEYDRAIDEAIKISKKRKTTKEIGNNKLSKQGKLGSDGGSDAGMDSKGSHTENSDSDMGTGSKDGNIKKGDSLDSEAESDSIPQDSKGDDNSACNDEDNDRKSDNYEGGSESENSGDMDDASDMNCSHKPFGTQWSIRLAGDMHHPDVETRNLASKNRLRQRPTRNSALDTVVLDSEDDSLSDKANGNESGCEDLSPVADSEEVSDG, encoded by the exons ATGGCCGGTAATCGTCGGAGAACAGCTACACTGGCGAAAAAGACCGCCGTGGAAGAACAAGCTTCCGAGAAAGATGGAAATGATGAAGACGTAGTGATCGTCGTGGATGATAATTCCTCTTTAGAACCCGAAATAGCTCAAATTCGCCGACGATGGGAACTGGCCTCTGTTCTTAACTTCTTAATG ACCTTTGAGCCTGTTATAGGTAGTGATTTGAAGTTGACTGCTGAGGAGATCGAGACTGGTCTTGTCAAGCCCGATAGTTCTCTTGCTCGACTTCACATCAAACTATTAAAG GGTATTCCACCTGTAAGTAAGACTTTGAATGACACTGATGCATGGGTGACTGCAGTTTGTAAGAAGATCACTATCTGGTGGCCATGG GTTGCTGAAGGAGAGATGCCCTTGACTGCAGCCAAGGG AGAGGAGATATACAGATACAAAGAACTAGAACCAACAACTCGGTTATTGATTCTGAAAGCACTCTGCGAAATCCGCGCTGAA CAAGATGATGCCGTGTCATACATTAATGATGCTTTGAAAAATGGATCTGAAATTTCCTGTTTCCGCAAAAATAAGATTGGGGGAGATGGAAATGCAACTTCTTACTG GTACGATGGAGGTACAGTAATTGGTCATAGATTATATAAGGAAGTAAGCAAGAACGAGCCGAAGTCAAAAATGAAGGGGAAAGCATCTAATGGTCCACCAACCATCTCTCTTCAGTGGGAAACACTAGCAACCAATCTTAATGAATTCGAGAAAATTGTG GATGAACTTTCATCCAGCAAGGTTATGGGAGAAACTGCTGTTGGGAAAATCATCAAAACTGATGTTGTCCCTGCAGTTCAGAAATTTCAGAAG aagaaagagagggcACTCAAACAAAAAGAAAGGCAAGAGAGGCTGCTGAATGATATTGGATCCTATGGAACTGGGATTACGCGTTCCTGTCGCAACCGCAGAGCTATTACTTATACATTTG ATGAGTATGATCGTGCCATTGATGAGGCTATCAAAATATCGAA GAAAAGGAAGACGACCAAAGAAATAGGGAATAACAAGCTTAGTAAGCAGGGAAAATTAGGCTCTGATGGGGGCTCTGATGCAGGCATGGATTCCAAAGGAAGCCATACTGAAAACAGTGATTCAGACATGGGTACAGGCTCAAAAGATGGAAATATTAAAAAAGGAGACTCCTTGGACAGTGAAGCTGAAAGCGACAGTATTCCACAAGATAGTAAAGGTGATGATAACAGCGCATGTAATGATGAAGATAATGACAGAAAAAGTGACAATTACGAGGGGGGCAGTGAATCAGAGAATTCTGGAGACATGGATGATGCCAGTGACATGAACTGTTCTCACAAGCCTTTCGGGACACAATGGAGTATAAGGTTGGCCGGAGATATGCACCATCCTGATGTGGAGACTAGAAACTTGGCTTCAAAAAACAGGTTAAGACAAAGACCCACACGTAATTCTGCTCTTGATACTGTTGTGCTTGATTCGGAGGATGATAGCTTGTCTGACAAAGCCAATGGCAATGAATCTGGATGTGAAGATTTATCTCCGGTTGCTGACTCCGAAGAAGTCAGTGATGGTTAG